One part of the Lotus japonicus ecotype B-129 chromosome 2, LjGifu_v1.2 genome encodes these proteins:
- the LOC130735278 gene encoding probable calcium-binding protein CML25 → MGFRSLFNRKKKLLKESALSASTTTTATTTGAVISRAPSLSLHSRAHFTEELEKVFEKFDVNRDGKISSSELGSIMGSLGQSATKEELDNMIREVDSDGDGYISLEEFIELNTKDIDPNEILENLRDAFSVFDIDGNGSITAEELHNVMASLGDECSLEECQKMIGGVDSDGDGMIDFEEFRTMMMGPRRESMARI, encoded by the coding sequence ATGGGTTTCAGATCCCTCTTCAACCGAAAGAAGAAACTCCTGAAGGAATCAGCTCTGTcagcctccaccaccaccaccgctaccACCACGGGCGCGGTGATCTCACGCGCACCCTCTCTCTCGCTGCACTCACGTGCCCATTTCACAGAGGAATTGGAGAAGGTGTTTGAGAAATTCGACGTCAACCGCGACGGCAAGATCTCTTCCTCGGAGCTAGGCTCCATTATGGGGAGCCTAGGGCAATCCGCGACAAAGGAAGAGCTAGACAACATGATCCGCGAGGTGGATTCAGATGGCGACGGTTACATCAGCCTTGAGGAATTCATTGAGCTGAATACCAAGGACATTGATCCAAACGAGATCCTTGAGAATCTAAGGGACGCGTTTTCAGTTTTCGACATTGACGGCAACGGTTCGATAACCGCTGAGGAACTGCACAATGTTATGGCAAGTCTCGGCGATGAGTGTTCTTTAGAGGAGTGCCAGAAAATGATTGGCGGTGTTGATAGCGATGGAGATGGGATGATCGATTTCGAGGAGTTTAGAACGATGATGATGGGGCCTCGTCGTGAATCGATGGCAAGAATTTAG
- the LOC130736143 gene encoding uncharacterized protein LOC130736143 yields MGRTTGVFVQRKKKSNRSAKFGFVRFCKAEDAKEAIQALNGLKLNGRHLKVSLARYPFFTRGRGRKSIRGRNGQGRFIIEEVRRQHWVPKPLQKKTKTIQERKYAASECCYILKVESKERLSRTVIATLRELQSIDFVQSFMSGLGWSHCKIASMGVREVLSSSAQRRRCSSS; encoded by the coding sequence ATGGGGAGGACAACTGGCGTGTTCGtgcaaaggaaaaagaaatctAATCGAAGCGCAAAGTTTGGCTTTGTAAGGTTTTGTAAAGCAGAGGATGCGAAAGAAGCAATACAAGCACTGAACGGGCTGAAGCTAAATGGAAGGCACCTGAAGGTTTCATTGGCGAGATATCCCTTCTTTACTAGGGGGAGGGGAAGGAAATCTATCAGGGGTAGAAACGGACAGGGGAGATTCATAATAGAGGAGGTTAGAAGACAACATTGGGTACCGAAACCGTTGCAGAAGAAGACAAAGACCATCCAGGAAAGAAAATACGCAGCTTCTGAATGTTGCTATATCTTAAAGGTGGAAAGCAAAGAGCGACTCAGCAGAACAGTAATAGCCACGCTACGAGAACTGCAAAGCATAGACTTTGTGCAAAGCTTCATGTCTGGACTAGGTTGGTCACATTGCAAGATAGCTTCAATGGGAGTTAGGGAGGTGCTGTCGAGTTCAGCACAAAGGAGGAGGTGTTCCAGTTCATGA